Within the Drosophila miranda strain MSH22 chromosome Y unlocalized genomic scaffold, D.miranda_PacBio2.1 Contig_Y2_pilon, whole genome shotgun sequence genome, the region TCCATGAGGGAGCACGTTGTGGCCGCCGCCAAGGCGATGCGCTGCGGTAACTGGCAGGCCTGCGCCAACTTTATTGTCAACAAGAAAATGAACACCAAGGTGTGGGATCTGTTCTACGAGTCGGATCGCGTGCGTGAGATGCTCGTCAAGTTCATCAAGGAGGAGTCGCTGCGCACCTATTTGTTCACGTACTCCAATGTCTACACTTCCATAAGCATACCATCCCTGGCTCAGATGTACGAGCTGACCGTCCCGAAGGTCCACTCGATCATCAGCAAGATGATCATCAACGAGGAGCTGATGGCCAGCCTGGACGACCCCTCGGAAACTGTGGTCATGCACCGCTCAGAGCCGTCCCGCCTCCAGGCCCTGGCCATGCAGTTTGTCGACAAGGTGACCAATCTGGTGGACGTTAACGAGAAGGTCTTCGATATGAAGCAGGGCAACTTCTTCCAGCGCGGCAACATGGGCAATCGTGGGGACCGCGGCTACAACCGCAACCAGAATAACCAGGGCGGCAACTGGGGCGGCCAGCGACGGGACAATCGCAATCAGCGCAACCGCAACCAGCGTGGACCTCACAAGaaccaacaacagcagcagcaacagcaagtCCAAACCATCGACGAAGAGTAGACGCCAACTCAGCCATCCCCAGTGGGCGATTGCTTGCGTAAAAACCAACAGCAAACAGAAAAACAAATTTGTAACACTTCAAAACTATTAAAATGGAATGGTCATGGACAACTTTTGCTGTTAGCTGCAGCCAGGCCTCCGACTCATTTCAGTTCCCAACAGAGCAGTTCCCGACAGAGCTGAGTCGGAGGTCTGCTTTCATCCGCCATCATTGCCCATTGTGTTGTTGCCAAGTCCCAAATGAATTTGTTTTAGCGCTCATTAGTTAAAGAACTTAAAATCGATCATAGAATTTTGTATCAACCTGTAACGGAAAACTTAAAAACcataaaaagaaaagaactAAGTTGTATTGCCTGTGTGTTTTTAATAAAACAAACATggtaaaaaaaacgagggggaacgttgtgagttgctgcggacaccgcaactctacagttatacccgatactaagtcagaatggctctcctccggcagacgccgctaatattaaacgacacgacaaagagtgcgtgcgagagagacagaaaatcagtctgagcgtgacgtcgggcgctgcgtagccactgcaaattgatttgttcctattggctataaaaatgatctgatctgatccagattcagcaatctgatagatatggtcattatctatgattctgcgtttttggttttctcgaatctgcaatattgtggatgcaacagattttcgtcctttgtgtgggcggaaggaggtggggcgaaattttgagatatacgttttatagtgagatctaacaggagtgcggatactaaatttggttactctagcgttaatagtctctaaaatttgtggatgccccagattttcgtcctttgccggggcggaagggggtgtggcgaaatttggacacgaaacggtcaaggtccgatatcacaggagtgtggataccaaatttggttgctctggctcttataggttctgagatccttgaactcatatttttcaattggcaaaaccgaccatgaaacctgtgtgttagagagagacagagcgagaaagaatgaaattgctataataattatacgatctggttcacattttgcactctagaagatatagtcatacgattctgcgtttttggttttctcgtatcgtcgaaattgtggatgccacagattttcgccctttgtggggtcggaagtgggcggggcaaagttttgaaattttcttgtagcagtgacatatcacagaagtctggatccaaaacatcgttgctctagctcttatagtctttgagcactaggcgctgaaggggacggacagacggacggacggacagacggacagacagacatggctcaatcgacccggctattgatgctgatcaagaatatatatactttatggtgtCGGAatcgattccttctggacgttacacacatccacttttaccacaaatctaatataccccaatactcattttgagtatcgggtataattaaagAATATTTAATAAGAAAATGTGTTTCAAAGAGAACGAAAACTTCTTGTCGAAAACCATTCCGATAGCAATTATTTAAATGGAGATATCGGTGTGTGGCTCTGGTCCCATCCCTAAAAATATCTTTGCGAATATAGAGTGACCATAGAGTGATAAGTGTGGCGGCATACATCCTCACATTTCGACACATTATTTAACATCCAATAAATTATAAGTTAAAATTTCAAAATGAACAGCATTGGCGAGGACTGCAATGAGCTGAAAAAGCAGTACGACGCTTGCTTCAACAGCTGGTTCTCGAAACGCTTTCTAAAGGGCCACACAGACGAATCTGCATGCGCGCCGATTTTCCGGGTCTATCAGGAAAGGTTGCGTGAAGGTGGGTGCTATTATTTCATCACCTGATAACGCATTAATGTTAAAGCACTCAGCGCGACAAGCGGGAGCAGAAGATAGAGTTACGTGAAATCGACACGGAGTACACTACGAATTCAGAGTACGAGAAAACCGGCAGCTCCTCCGGGAAACAGCAGAGCAAGAGTTGACCAGTGACACCAGCTGAACAGCCTGGCTTCGGATTTGATTCTGCAAGCAGCCTGGAAGGCCAAAGCCTTGGCCATCAACGCCAACGCAAGCGCAGGGGGTCGGCCTAGTTTTCGGCGAGGTGCAAGGGGCAAGCGTACTAGAAGAAGCTCCTCCTCGAAATCTTTAAGTCCTACAATAGCCCTACAATAATCAGTTTTTGATTAAATTATTTAGCAAATATTAGTTAAACATTAAGCTCAAAAGTATAGTCAACTACAGTTGTTAATTTATGCTTGAATTAAAGTGTTGTACATAAAAAAACTTGCAAGCCCGTCGCAATACACCTTTTATAGCCACTGTCTTATCTGATAAACGGGTCCATGGTGAATCCCAGAGCATGGCCGAGTACTCCCCATTAGGGAAAGAACGTGTGCTGATAACACCCTCATCGAATCATATAAAGAGCGGCCGACACAGCTTCGACGATACAATCAAAAGTTCACTGTACCACATTCAAGATGAAACTGCTGGCTCTGGTCATCTGCGCAGCCTGCAAGAACCATGAGGACTTTCCAGGCCACAAGCCATGGGACTCCGAGCCCAGATCGCGTCCATCCAATCCCTACGCATAACCGACAACCgtgaaaatggaaaatcttATTGCGAAAATAAACAATTGATTGAAAACTAAACTATATACTCTTGCTGTATTTCATGAAGTCGAGTATTAAGCAATTGCCACGAATGGTACAGATTGGGAAGAGCTTTGCCCGCACGACATTAAAGGTGAATAAATGTTTTGAATTTATTAACTAGGACAACGGCCGCAATACAACTACAAACACGCATGATAAAAAATGTGTTTAGCTATGAACTGGGGCAGCAGACGATGGAACTTATAAATCTAAACAACTTTCTGCTTTACGATTATGCGGGGAAAAATGCAATCCAGGCATTTACTTGCCACCCGCCGTGAATTTGGAGAGCTTCTCCAGCAATCCTATATAGCAGGTGTGTTCATGGGCAGTGGCCAGGTCGGACAGCTTCTCTGCGAACTCTTGGCTAATGCCCTTCTCTTCCAGGTAGTTTAAGAGCAAATCATATAAATAGCCGTCCAAAACATCGCCAGCCACGGCATAGACTTTGTCGTTCCATTCGCCCTCAAAGATGGACATTTCGTCAATGGAGAAAACGTCATCTGCAAAGGAGAGCCAATCAATTATAGATTCAAAATATAGTAAATTACGTATACTTACTGTACTCACCCTCCTGGGCCTCGCCCTGAAGGTAGGAACATGTGAACGAGAGCGTGGTACCGCTCTTAATAATATCGACCTCAAACTGTGGTTTGCTCCTCATTTCTCCCAGCTCCGGCTTGTCGGCATTGGGATTGACCTACGGCTCCTCCTCGCTGTCGACCGTATGGTTCACGTTGAAGCTAACCACGACCTTCTCCTTGTCGGTCTCCTTGATGAGCTCCACATCGCCGCCCACAATCTTCACATTGAATCCATCCAGGGTGCTGGAAACAGCCTTGCCCTTCTGCACTTTGCGCTCGGCCACGATCTCCTCGGCGAGGCACTCCACCAGTTCCTTTTCAGCTATAGAAAGATAAATTAATTATGTTTTGCCTCCCATTTCATCATCTCGCGTTTGAGGTTATGTATCACTATCGGGTTTTCTTCAATGAAAACCTACCTTTGGTGTGCACATTGCAGCCACAGGTGCCAGTAATGCTGGGTTTGTGGACATTCAATACGGTTACATGATCATTGGATGCTCCTGACGCCGGCTTCTTTGTCATGTGCCACAGACTGCGAGTGAAGTCGCGTTTTCCCAGGGATCCAGTAGCCTTGGTGGCCAAGCTGGAGAATCGTAGTGTGGCTATCCTCAGGTTgttcattatacccgatactcaaaatgagtattgtgCATTACTTGAAATACAGCAAGAGTATATAGTTTAGTTTTCAATCAATTGTTTATTTTCGCAATaagattttccattttcacGGTTGTCGGTTATGCGTAGGGATTGGATGGACGCGATCTGGGCTCGGAGTCCCATGGCTTGTGGCCTGGAAAGTCCTCATGGTTCTTGCAGGCTGCGCAGAtgattagatttgtggtaaaagtggatgtgtgtaacgtccagaaggaatcgtttccgaccccataaagtatatatattcttgatcagcatcaatagccgagtcgattgagccatgtctgtctgtccgtctgtccgtccgtccgtctgtccgtctgtcctgCAGCTGGTTGTCGTGGAAGACGAGCCTCCTCCAATTTCCAACCTAGGGAAATTTGCACACACAGAACACCTTTATACACTTCACTcggctgtttttcttttcaacTTACCCAAACGGGTGCCCCGTCGAAAGGGTGTATTGCAAGGGTATCACTATACAACGCCTCACTGCCTGAGATATATTTCCTTGTCGTGATTTAATTTAAAAggtttctctctcttttttttcgaATATTTAAAAACCCCGCTGCCACTTTAGAAAATGAACACCATCCAATGCTGTCGACCAGGCTTGGAATGCGGCAATGGCGTCCAATGACATCTATTTGTAGCCTCTCTTCTCGTCGAACTTCGACTTCGAACCCGCTCTCCTTTCGACGAGGAAGTCTGACCTGGCTCTGACCCACTCTCTGATCCCAGGCCCTCTTTGCCGACTGTTAAAGAGAATTTCTCTTGCCTCTCGTCAGATGGTGTCTAATTTTCGGCGGACCCCCAAAAACCCTAGGCCTCCTCACAGCAGCTACAAACCTCACCGTACATCACCGTGTTCAGAGCCTGAACACAACCAGGAAGGCGGCGGCCTCCCTCTGCCCTAATATGCCACGTGATGGCGCAGGCGCTGAAACTGTCAGCTTTGTTACCATGGCTCCGGCACCAACGGAGGAGCAGAAGCTGCTGTATTCCAATGTTGGCGCCTCGCCGGGCAGCCAGCTCAGCTTAGAACAGCAGCCAACTGGTGGCGACGACTTTGGGATGAATAAGATTACCCTGACCTCAATGGACCCCGAGGAGGTTATGATTAATCTGAACGGTAGGTTGCCCTCTTTTTTTATTGATGATGCTTGCTCTAACAAATATTTGATCCTGCCCAATAGATCCACAGAAATCGATAGCCAGCGTGGACGAAATTAAGCAAGCGTCCAGTCCAGGCACCATGCTTCTCTTGTTTGTCGTTTTCATCACCTTCTTTGTGGGCGGATGCGTGGGCATTGTGTGTGTGAAAGCGAAGAACCGCCTGGATGGTCAAATGGACGACAGCCACCACAATAACTTTGGCAAGCCTATGTAAGTGGCACATTTCTCTTTAGCTGAGAGCTATTTTCACgttaatttattttcagaCAATTTAAAACCCAGAATACCGGCAAGGACATCAATCTGCTGATGGGCTCCAATCCCTATGTCACCACACAGAAAACGCCGAATTTGGATATTGAAAAGGATCGTAGTCATGAGTGCAAAAACTCCACAGAACATTTGGAAAAGGAGCTGCCCTGCAAGACGTCCACGCTGACGAAAGTGAAACGCACttacatttaatgtggaagcAGCAGCCGTAGCAGATCCCTCTGCAAAATTAGTCGAATTTCTCTATATATTCTATAACATATTTTCGTTGTTTATGTTGCTCTGTTAGTTGTACGAGTAGTAACCCCCCCACCACATCCCGCGAACGGAACAGACAACAGCTTCGGGGATGCGTTTGAAACGCGTCTCAAGAGTACGGCGCAGAAGCTGTTGCACCATTTTTTATATGTTAGCGTCACTAATATAATTTAATTGTATGTATTAATTGTTTAAGTTATCTCTACCGACGCACAAAAGTTACTGAATTCGTCGCCTTGATTCATATTCTCGATGGCCATTttgtcattccttgagttttcttgtgtctgatttttaaatggatAAGAACGTTTGATTAGCGCGCTTCTTTCTGATTGATTACCATCTAACTTATCATATAGTCttatgttaatattatttttacgttcggtgaataaagacgcgcaggttaaactaatagctttttgctttaacgaacttaatgatgtgtgttgcttcgcattgatatttttcttatgaactaattttacttcaataactttaagggcatcgcgtcccaacaataccggcaatggcagcatgttatcatctacgatgtttaataaaacgatgtatttctttgtgcaaaattcaatatggcacttaaatttcccccatatgggaattggttgtcctcctagtccatagtatttcctaacttcattataggcttcaactatagccgacttcggtatcaaagacttatgaataaaacttacagggctacctgtatcaaatagactaaaaatactgacgcctctttgttcaccaaacggaagtcataaagtgattaactggacagccgctaaatcgtcgttgtttttttctcctggtcgctcctcatcttgaactgcagctaccctagtggccatctttcgtttcgggcactgcgaatataggtggctggtactccaacagttaaaacatgccccatccggtctctttggctgactgcattccttcataacgtgcccaaattgccgacagttgtagcaacgcattgcgccaccaccttgctgctgcccaactgccatactcacatttagttttccctttgtcataccttcgctacgaattgctacgacgccaggagctcttctgaccttatcataggtgaccatcttgtcacgcaactcgttgagtgtgctgcaatatagcatggatgctgccatgcccgtcttgtcctgcagtccctctacgatgaatttgaccacatcgctcgtggccatgtctgcttgcgacgctatgctgcacattgcgacgaaatattgcaatgcgctttcattatttgcaattttccgtgcctccagtcgcTTTCCAATGTCCCACGCTGTCACTTTCTGCTCAAAGACGTTGAGCAAATCTGCTCGcatcaattgccaagtcaaaggcgcCAGATGGTCGATGTTCGCCTTCGCCGATCCGCCTAGCAGCCGCTTCGCTAATATCCAGCATTTGGACTCGAATacaccatggaaattcataatgtcctcaaagttacttatccaattggttacagcctggtcgtcatctccagaaaatggacgcatcaacgcctcaatgtgtgtcaagtcgatgcaatctctcggcgtttccaactccatagcctctttctccgttttcaatatgcttaatttgagatcagctaagcgcttgcgagaaacggacaattgttccaactgctgcaaacggcgcgattcttcttcgtattcatctgatcgcatggtcaatttcgaacaagcgttgtcttgtcgcggcatgaatgcttctcgagccttctgcacattttcaccatattcttctggcgccgcttttactgcgtgttgtgcactacggttgtctctatctatctcgcgctcaaccgggactgcaaaaatgtctgccTGCATAGTCTCGTCTGCGTTTGGCGCCGTATTTCCTAGCTCATGCGTGTCTTCCATGATTTTTTGTACTGCTGTACGTAATTGGTGTATGTTGGCATCTTGATCAAAATATACGTTATGTCGCTACGCAATATGTCGCTAAGTTcacttttggttttcgctCTTATGTCTGCATTGTTCAtcgcagtttttttttttttttgggcaaaccccacacctgatatgtaaacttttaatagcacggttgtattatatgttcttctttcttgatcggcgtattcgaatgaatgtgtgttggcatatcgatacttgtcgaggacaagtatcgatatatcgagtacattggtatttcttataatactatcgatgagtaaatcttaaactaatattcaaatcttataaactaatattcatatcttacaatATTGAGCTTTATTTTTTTCAAAATAATTTATATGTTCCAAATAACCATGAGCCAGTCAATCCGGCATGATGGCCCAACAATCAGCCTACTAATCTGCCCATTTCTTACagtattttaattatttttaaatgtatAAGTTCGGgatgctttttttttgtattcgcTATGTTAATACTTGTATAAGCGGTTTTCAATTATAGATTGATTCGTTTGTGGAGGATTCCTGACAGTGACATTGCACAAGGCTTTGCTTGCAAACGGACCAAGTCGGCATCTTTGGCTTACAATGTGATGGCACCTGCTGCAAAGGAAACACTGAGGAGTGAGGTTAAAAAGAGCGTGTGCCCAGCTGGAAAAACCATGTTTTCGATCATCATCGACGAGTCTACGAATGTGACATGTACTAAGGTACTAGCGTGCGCTGTAATGTTCGTCGACACGGATGTTCAAACTAAGTACTTATTTTCGATTGATTTGGATGGCGAGAAAGCAAAGGACTTATTCCAAGCTTTGGATATGGGACTTCAGGAATTTGGGTTCAGCATGGAGAACATTATAGGATTTACAGCTGACACCACAAATGTCATGTTTGGTGAGCATAACAGCATAGTTTCCAAGATTAAAAATGCAAATGATTCGGTTCTTTTTGTAAAGTGTGTTTGCCACTCAGTAGCACTCGCTTCAACTTATGCTTGTAAAATGCTACCAAGAAGTCTAGAGCAAACGATTAAGGATACATTCAATTACTTTTCTAAGAGCT harbors:
- the LOC117193070 gene encoding TP53-regulated inhibitor of apoptosis 1-B-like isoform X1, with protein sequence MNSIGEDCNELKKQYDACFNSWFSKRFLKGHTDESACAPIFRVYQERLREARQAGAEDRVT
- the LOC117193070 gene encoding TP53-regulated inhibitor of apoptosis 1-B-like isoform X2, giving the protein MNSIGEDCNELKKQYDACFNSWFSKRFLKGHTDESACAPIFRVYQERLREALSATSGSRR
- the LOC117193066 gene encoding uncharacterized protein LOC117193066, which codes for MPRDGAGAETVSFVTMAPAPTEEQKLLYSNVGASPGSQLSLEQQPTGGDDFGMNKITLTSMDPEEVMINLNDPQKSIASVDEIKQASSPGTMLLLFVVFITFFVGGCVGIVCVKAKNRLDGQMDDSHHNNFGKPIQFKTQNTGKDINLLMGSNPYVTTQKTPNLDIEKDRSHECKNSTEHLEKELPCKTSTLTKVKRTYI
- the LOC117193069 gene encoding uncharacterized protein LOC117193069; amino-acid sequence: MAPAAKETLRSEVKKSVCPAGKTMFSIIIDESTNVTCTKVLACAVMFVDTDVQTKYLFSIDLDGEKAKDLFQALDMGLQEFGFSMENIIGFTADTTNVMFVCLPLSSTRFNLCL